From one Amycolatopsis sp. FDAARGOS 1241 genomic stretch:
- a CDS encoding cytochrome P450 — protein sequence MLSRDGSLAEAAVEEVLRYDSPIQLTLRTALVDTVVGGVELTAGTQTVVLIGAANRDPRAFRDPGVFDLAAERGTCRSGTVRTSASARRWRGWKGGRCCVNSPGACPG from the coding sequence GTGTTGAGCCGCGACGGGTCACTCGCCGAGGCAGCGGTCGAGGAAGTCCTGCGGTACGACTCGCCGATCCAGCTCACGCTGCGCACCGCGCTCGTCGACACCGTCGTGGGCGGTGTCGAGCTGACGGCGGGAACGCAGACCGTGGTGCTGATCGGGGCAGCCAACCGGGATCCGCGGGCGTTCCGGGACCCCGGGGTGTTCGACCTCGCCGCCGAGCGCGGCACCTGTCGTTCGGGCACGGTGCGCACTTCTGCCTCGGCGCGCCGTTGGCGCGGCTGGAAGGGCGGACGGTGTTGCGTGAACTCGCCCGGCGCGTGCCCCGGTTGA
- a CDS encoding cytochrome P450: MRALAFLNPPDHTRLRRLVAKAFTPRVVEGLKARVEGLVGESIDRALDAGEAELMGELAVALPVTVIAELLGVPVADRERFGAWSAAMARASDPAFLLPPEAVERAASARREFNAYFRELAEQRRWKPGEDLLSELVAVSDRGDVLSEGELLVTLTLLLIAGHETTTDLIGNGVLAFLRNPSSTRC, encoded by the coding sequence GTGCGCGCGCTGGCGTTCCTGAACCCGCCGGACCACACGCGGTTGCGACGGCTGGTGGCGAAGGCGTTCACGCCGCGCGTGGTGGAGGGGCTCAAGGCGCGCGTCGAGGGGTTGGTCGGGGAGTCGATCGATCGCGCGCTCGACGCCGGCGAGGCCGAGCTGATGGGAGAGCTGGCGGTTGCGTTGCCGGTGACGGTGATCGCGGAGCTGCTGGGCGTCCCGGTCGCGGACCGGGAACGGTTCGGCGCGTGGTCGGCCGCGATGGCGCGGGCGTCGGATCCGGCGTTCCTGCTGCCACCGGAAGCGGTGGAGCGAGCGGCCTCGGCGAGGCGCGAGTTCAACGCCTACTTCCGGGAACTGGCCGAGCAGCGGCGCTGGAAGCCGGGAGAGGATCTGCTGTCCGAGCTGGTCGCGGTGTCCGACCGGGGGGACGTGCTCAGCGAGGGCGAGCTGCTGGTCACGTTGACGCTGTTGCTGATCGCCGGGCACGAGACGACGACGGACCTCATCGGGAACGGGGTGCTCGCGTTCCTGCGCAACCCGAGCAGTACGCGGTGTTGA
- a CDS encoding UPF0182 family protein, producing MSLKLSRRSRILLIVAAVIVLALLLGVRLLDTYVDWLWFGEVHARQVFTTEILTRIVLFVAVGLLVGGTLAVSLIIAYRTRPVFVPVSGSDDPLSRYRSMIVARIRLFGIGIPLITGLISGASAMGDWQLVQLFLNGTSFGQKDPQFGLDIGFYAFDMPFVNWLLGWLFITVVISFFGALIAHYIFGGIRLAGRGGQLSGPARAQLAITVGLFVLLKAVEYFFDRYNLLLSDRDMPLFNGATYTDLNAVLPAKLILLCICVICAVAFFAGAFLRNLQLPAIALVLLILSGVLIGVAWPAILDQFSVKPNANDKEATSIQRNMDATRSAFGLQNVKYENYPGKNTATSDAVKADTGTVSNIRLLDPNVLSDTFTQRVGRENFYGFPAKLDIDRYTLNGTTQDYIVAAKEMKTDGLTGNQTNWINKHLVYTHGNGFVAAPANTIDRAVTDVSDSNTGGGYPIATTSDTTNPTGAGSVGGKPGIRVDQPRIYYGELANENDYAIVGGTPGKAPGEYDTDSQRNYLYTGSGGVPLSNWFNRLAFAAEYGERNILFSDAIGDGSKIMYNRDPRDRVSKVAPWLTLDGDPYPAVVDGKIVWIVDGYTTLNNYPYAQQTQLGEATNDSLNGVTKQANNSINYIRNSVKATVDAFNGTVTLYSIDDKEPVLNAWEKVFPGLVKPSADISPDLRAHFRYPEDLFKIQRELLARYHVDSPQEFYAQQAFWSVPQDPTEDGSATTAAANVANQPGYYVLADAAGEGTPTFQLTSGLTGLQRQYLASWMSVSSDAQDYGTIRVLRLPPASGSNQVDGPVQVQNRFQSDQQVASDRTLLNNPNVVPIYGNMITLPVADGFLYVEPVYIRQRNQLSYPQLARVLVSFGSQVGYAPTLNEALDQVFGKGTGAAATTPVEGAPPASTKPTTPASPANPTTTTPPPNSGGSNQALDKAVTDIQSALAKLKAAQQSGNFADQGAALAALDAAAKEYESAKASPPPAGSGTPQQPGG from the coding sequence GTGAGCCTGAAGCTGTCCCGCCGCAGCCGGATCCTCCTCATCGTCGCCGCGGTGATCGTGCTGGCGCTGCTGCTGGGCGTCAGGCTCCTCGACACCTACGTCGACTGGTTGTGGTTCGGCGAGGTCCACGCGCGCCAGGTGTTCACGACGGAGATCCTCACCCGGATAGTCCTCTTCGTGGCCGTCGGGCTCCTCGTGGGCGGCACGCTCGCGGTCAGCCTGATCATCGCGTACCGGACGCGCCCGGTGTTCGTGCCCGTCTCGGGCAGCGACGACCCGCTGTCGCGCTACCGCTCGATGATCGTCGCCCGCATCCGCCTGTTCGGCATCGGCATCCCGCTGATCACCGGCCTCATCTCCGGTGCGTCGGCGATGGGCGACTGGCAGCTGGTGCAGCTGTTCCTCAACGGCACGTCGTTCGGGCAGAAGGACCCCCAGTTCGGGCTCGACATCGGCTTCTACGCGTTCGACATGCCGTTCGTGAACTGGCTGCTCGGCTGGCTGTTCATCACGGTCGTCATCTCGTTCTTCGGCGCGCTGATCGCCCACTACATCTTCGGTGGCATCCGCCTCGCCGGCCGCGGCGGCCAGCTGTCGGGCCCGGCGCGCGCGCAGCTCGCGATCACCGTTGGCCTCTTCGTGCTGCTGAAGGCCGTCGAGTACTTCTTCGACCGCTACAACCTGCTGCTCTCCGATCGCGACATGCCGCTGTTCAACGGCGCCACGTACACCGACCTCAACGCGGTGCTGCCGGCGAAGCTGATCCTGCTGTGCATCTGCGTGATCTGCGCCGTCGCGTTCTTCGCCGGCGCGTTCCTGCGCAACCTGCAACTGCCGGCGATCGCGCTCGTGCTGCTGATCCTGTCGGGCGTGCTGATCGGCGTCGCGTGGCCCGCGATCCTCGACCAGTTCTCGGTGAAGCCGAACGCGAACGACAAGGAAGCCACCTCGATCCAGCGGAACATGGACGCGACGCGCTCGGCGTTCGGGCTGCAGAACGTGAAGTACGAGAACTACCCGGGCAAGAACACGGCGACGTCCGACGCGGTGAAGGCCGACACCGGCACCGTGTCCAACATCCGGCTGCTCGACCCGAACGTGCTGAGCGACACCTTCACCCAGCGCGTCGGCCGCGAGAACTTCTACGGCTTCCCGGCGAAGCTCGACATCGACCGCTACACCCTCAACGGCACCACGCAGGACTACATCGTGGCCGCCAAGGAGATGAAGACCGACGGGCTGACCGGCAACCAGACCAACTGGATCAACAAGCACCTCGTCTACACCCACGGCAACGGGTTCGTCGCCGCGCCGGCCAACACCATCGACCGCGCCGTGACGGACGTGTCCGACTCGAACACCGGCGGCGGCTACCCGATCGCCACCACGAGCGACACGACCAACCCCACCGGCGCCGGTTCCGTCGGTGGCAAGCCCGGCATCCGCGTCGACCAGCCGCGCATCTACTACGGCGAGCTGGCCAACGAGAACGACTACGCGATCGTCGGCGGCACACCGGGCAAGGCGCCCGGCGAGTACGACACCGACAGCCAGCGCAACTACCTCTACACCGGCTCGGGCGGCGTCCCGCTCAGCAACTGGTTCAACCGGCTCGCGTTCGCGGCCGAGTACGGCGAGCGCAACATCCTGTTCTCCGACGCCATCGGCGACGGTTCGAAGATCATGTACAACCGCGACCCCCGCGACCGCGTCAGCAAGGTCGCGCCGTGGCTGACGCTCGACGGTGACCCGTACCCCGCGGTCGTCGACGGCAAGATCGTCTGGATCGTCGACGGCTACACCACGCTCAACAACTACCCGTACGCGCAGCAGACGCAGCTCGGCGAGGCCACCAACGACTCGCTCAACGGAGTCACCAAGCAGGCCAACAACTCGATCAACTACATCCGCAACTCGGTGAAGGCGACCGTCGACGCGTTCAACGGCACGGTCACCCTGTACTCGATCGACGACAAGGAACCCGTCCTCAACGCGTGGGAGAAGGTGTTCCCGGGCCTGGTGAAGCCGAGCGCGGACATCTCACCCGACCTGCGGGCGCACTTCCGCTACCCCGAGGACCTCTTCAAGATCCAGCGTGAGCTCCTCGCCCGCTACCACGTGGACAGCCCCCAGGAGTTCTACGCGCAGCAGGCCTTCTGGAGCGTCCCCCAGGACCCGACGGAAGACGGCAGCGCCACCACGGCGGCCGCGAACGTCGCGAACCAACCCGGCTACTACGTCCTCGCCGACGCAGCGGGCGAAGGCACGCCGACGTTCCAGCTGACCAGCGGGCTCACCGGTCTGCAACGGCAGTACCTCGCGTCGTGGATGTCGGTCTCGTCCGATGCGCAAGACTACGGCACCATCCGAGTGCTCCGGCTACCCCCGGCCAGCGGTTCGAACCAGGTGGACGGGCCGGTACAAGTCCAAAACAGATTCCAGAGCGACCAGCAGGTCGCTTCCGACCGGACCCTGCTCAACAACCCCAACGTGGTCCCGATCTACGGCAACATGATCACGCTGCCGGTCGCCGACGGGTTCCTCTACGTCGAACCCGTGTACATCAGACAGCGCAACCAGCTGAGCTACCCGCAGCTGGCCCGCGTGCTCGTGTCGTTCGGCTCGCAAGTCGGCTACGCACCGACGCTCAACGAGGCACTGGACCAGGTGTTCGGCAAGGGCACCGGCGCCGCGGCGACCACACCGGTCGAAGGGGCACCACCGGCTTCGACGAAACCGACCACCCCGGCGTCACCCGCCAACCCCACGACAACCACACCCCCGCCCAACTCGGGCGGCAGCAACCAGGCACTCGACAAGGCAGTGACGGACATCCAGTCCGCGCTGGCGAAGCTCAAAGCCGCCCAGCAGTCGGGCAACTTCGCCGACCAGGGCGCGGCACTCGCCGCCCTGGACGCCGCGGCGAAGGAGTACGAATCGGCCAAGGCGAGCCCCCCACCGGCCGGCAGCGGAACACCCCAACAGCCCGGCGGGTGA
- a CDS encoding PPA1309 family protein, which yields MLPTDPPAANPVAGLAREVEEFVASGGWDQPPQLFALVPTAALLDEQPELAGQLDRANPLTPVAQEALPEGDLAESLGRIAWPEIVVGCALAQEIIVLPPDVEAELEGVAEADAERLRRAAADHPRRTEARLVAAVLREGDVACVMRLRGARPDEPGDADALDEIVESPDLAPNLLEALKTTLLP from the coding sequence ATGCTTCCGACCGATCCGCCCGCCGCCAACCCCGTCGCCGGCCTGGCCCGGGAAGTCGAAGAGTTCGTCGCCTCCGGCGGCTGGGACCAGCCGCCGCAGCTGTTCGCGCTGGTGCCCACCGCGGCGCTGCTCGACGAGCAGCCCGAGCTGGCCGGCCAGCTCGACCGCGCGAACCCGCTGACGCCCGTGGCGCAGGAGGCGCTGCCCGAGGGAGACCTCGCCGAGTCGCTGGGGCGGATCGCCTGGCCCGAGATCGTGGTGGGCTGCGCGCTCGCGCAGGAGATCATCGTGCTGCCACCCGACGTCGAGGCCGAGCTCGAAGGCGTCGCCGAGGCCGACGCCGAGCGCCTGCGCCGCGCGGCCGCCGACCACCCGCGGCGCACCGAAGCGCGGCTCGTGGCGGCGGTGCTGCGCGAAGGCGATGTGGCGTGCGTGATGCGGTTGCGCGGTGCGCGGCCGGACGAGCCGGGTGACGCCGACGCGCTGGACGAGATCGTCGAGAGCCCGGACCTCGCACCCAACCTGCTCGAAGCGCTGAAGACGACGCTGCTGCCCTGA
- a CDS encoding PDZ domain-containing protein — MLVSGALFLVFVVAGFLVQVPYVAISPGPTYDTLGRDAAGNEVIQVKGHQTFQTNGELRMTTVSLNDGINLFTALGLWASGRYALAPREEYYRPGETNEQVKQENIQQLQDSQSNAQVAALRRLGYPVEVVAKEIVSGSPADHVLAPGDKLVTVNGKPVKEAADVAAALTGTKPGQTVQVTFQSDGQPQRTVPITLAQRSDRTQGFMGLTAVDHAQAPFDVNISLQDVGGPSAGLMFTLAIIDRLTPPGQPDSNLAAGRHIAGTGEISETGEVGPIGGISFKVVGAREAGATDFLVPAHNCAEAKSAVPDGLNLIKVSTLDDALTQLQNLKAGRPTTHC, encoded by the coding sequence CTGCTGGTCAGCGGAGCGCTGTTCCTGGTGTTCGTCGTAGCCGGTTTCCTGGTCCAGGTGCCGTACGTGGCCATCAGTCCCGGACCCACGTACGACACGCTCGGTCGCGACGCCGCGGGCAACGAGGTGATCCAGGTCAAGGGCCACCAGACGTTCCAGACCAACGGCGAACTGCGCATGACGACCGTGTCGCTCAACGACGGGATCAACCTCTTCACCGCGCTCGGCCTCTGGGCCAGTGGCCGCTACGCCCTCGCGCCGCGCGAGGAGTACTACCGGCCCGGCGAGACCAACGAGCAGGTCAAGCAGGAGAACATCCAGCAGCTGCAGGACTCGCAGAGCAACGCCCAGGTCGCCGCCCTGCGCCGCCTCGGCTACCCGGTGGAGGTCGTCGCCAAGGAGATCGTGTCCGGCAGCCCCGCCGACCACGTGCTCGCGCCCGGCGACAAACTCGTCACGGTCAACGGCAAGCCGGTGAAGGAGGCCGCCGACGTCGCGGCCGCGCTCACCGGTACCAAGCCCGGGCAGACCGTGCAGGTCACTTTCCAGTCCGACGGGCAGCCCCAGCGCACCGTCCCGATCACGCTCGCCCAGCGCTCCGACCGCACCCAGGGCTTCATGGGCCTGACGGCCGTCGACCACGCGCAGGCGCCGTTCGACGTCAACATCTCCCTGCAGGACGTCGGCGGCCCGTCGGCAGGCCTGATGTTCACGCTGGCGATCATCGACCGCCTCACCCCGCCCGGGCAGCCCGACAGCAACCTCGCCGCCGGCCGCCACATCGCGGGCACGGGCGAGATCAGCGAGACGGGCGAGGTCGGCCCGATCGGCGGCATCTCGTTCAAGGTCGTCGGCGCGCGCGAGGCGGGGGCCACCGACTTCCTCGTGCCCGCGCACAACTGCGCCGAAGCGAAATCGGCCGTGCCCGACGGGCTCAACTTGATCAAGGTGTCCACTCTGGACGATGCGCTGACCCAGCTCCAGAACCTCAAGGCCGGCCGGCCCACCACGCACTGCTGA
- a CDS encoding zinc-dependent metalloprotease: MSKPPFGFGPPDPDRRGDNDPEQPSGAEAFNQLGQMLSQLGQMLSQAGSSSGPVNYDLAKQIALQNLSGSEDAKIGFTSSTGDSSTAVRDAAHLAELWLDAATILPAGATTTVAWSARTWVEKTLPTWQRLCDPVAQQVSGAWMQALPEEAKQAAGPLLAMMGQMGGMAFGSQLGNALAQLAQEVLTSTEVGLPLGPANTSALLPANIEKFTEGLEVPSSEVVVFLAAREAAHQRLFAHVPWLRQRLLATVEEFARGITVDTSALESLAGQIDPANPASIEEAMSSGLLEPKTTPEQESALKRLETLLALVEGWVDVVVAEAIGDRLPGAGALRETLRRRRATGGPAEQTFATLVGLELRPRRMRAASSLWKLVGDRHGMEKRDGLWSHPDLMPTAEDLDEPLDFADRLGDVPVLGDDFDPIAELERTQKREADATSGSAAESGTDSGSGADSGSDSEAAPKPDSDDKGDSPSC, translated from the coding sequence ATGAGCAAACCCCCGTTCGGTTTCGGACCGCCCGATCCCGACAGACGAGGCGACAACGACCCGGAGCAGCCGTCCGGCGCCGAGGCGTTCAACCAGCTCGGGCAGATGCTGAGCCAGCTGGGCCAGATGCTCAGCCAGGCGGGCTCCTCCAGCGGGCCGGTGAACTACGACCTGGCGAAACAGATCGCGCTCCAGAACCTCAGCGGTTCGGAGGACGCGAAGATCGGCTTCACCTCGTCCACCGGCGACTCGTCGACGGCCGTGCGCGACGCCGCCCACCTCGCCGAGCTGTGGCTCGACGCGGCGACGATCCTGCCGGCCGGCGCGACCACCACCGTCGCGTGGTCGGCGCGCACCTGGGTCGAGAAGACGCTGCCGACGTGGCAGCGGCTCTGCGATCCCGTCGCGCAGCAGGTGTCCGGCGCGTGGATGCAGGCGCTGCCCGAGGAGGCCAAGCAGGCCGCCGGGCCGCTGCTGGCGATGATGGGGCAGATGGGCGGGATGGCCTTCGGCTCCCAGCTCGGCAACGCGCTCGCGCAGCTCGCCCAGGAGGTGCTGACGTCCACGGAGGTCGGCTTGCCGCTGGGCCCGGCCAACACTTCGGCACTGCTGCCCGCGAACATCGAGAAGTTCACCGAGGGGCTCGAGGTGCCGAGCAGCGAGGTGGTCGTGTTCCTCGCCGCGCGCGAAGCCGCCCACCAGCGTCTGTTCGCCCACGTGCCGTGGCTGCGCCAGCGCCTGCTGGCGACAGTCGAGGAGTTCGCGCGCGGGATCACCGTCGACACGTCGGCGCTCGAGTCGCTGGCCGGCCAGATCGACCCGGCCAACCCGGCGAGCATCGAAGAAGCCATGTCCTCGGGCCTGCTCGAGCCGAAGACCACGCCCGAGCAGGAGTCGGCGCTGAAGCGCCTCGAGACCCTGCTCGCCCTCGTCGAAGGCTGGGTCGACGTCGTGGTCGCCGAGGCCATCGGCGACCGGCTGCCCGGCGCCGGCGCCCTGCGCGAGACGCTCCGCCGCCGTCGCGCAACGGGCGGCCCCGCAGAGCAGACTTTCGCAACGCTCGTGGGCCTCGAACTGCGTCCCCGTCGGATGCGCGCCGCGTCTTCCTTGTGGAAGCTCGTGGGCGACCGCCACGGTATGGAGAAGCGCGACGGTCTCTGGTCTCACCCGGACCTCATGCCGACCGCGGAGGACCTCGACGAGCCCCTCGACTTCGCCGACCGCCTCGGCGACGTCCCGGTCCTCGGCGACGACTTCGACCCCATCGCCGAGCTGGAACGGACCCAGAAGCGCGAAGCCGACGCCACTTCCGGCTCGGCTGCCGAGTCCGGCACCGACTCCGGTTCCGGCGCTGACTCGGGCTCGGACTCGGAAGCCGCCCCGAAGCCCGACTCGGACGACAAGGGCGACTCTCCGTCGTGCTGA
- a CDS encoding M48 family metallopeptidase, giving the protein MRRSTRRRRTVTAYWKDDTLVVLIPAHLSRAEERHWVAEMERKLQRPEPRKPASPKASDDALLARCALLAAKYVHPRAIPASVRWVPPMRTRWASCTPVDATIRVSDSLQRVPQWVLDYVLVHELAHLREPGHDAAFWTLVNRYPKTERAIGYLEGLSAAAGWGISAED; this is encoded by the coding sequence GTGCGGCGCAGCACGCGCCGGCGCCGGACGGTCACCGCGTACTGGAAAGACGACACCCTCGTGGTGCTCATCCCGGCACACTTGTCCCGCGCGGAAGAACGGCACTGGGTCGCGGAGATGGAGCGCAAGCTGCAGCGCCCGGAGCCGCGCAAGCCCGCGTCGCCGAAGGCGTCGGACGATGCGTTGCTGGCGCGCTGCGCCCTACTCGCGGCAAAGTACGTGCACCCGCGGGCGATACCCGCGAGCGTGCGCTGGGTGCCGCCCATGCGCACCCGCTGGGCCTCCTGCACCCCGGTCGACGCGACGATCCGCGTCAGTGACAGCCTGCAGCGGGTGCCGCAGTGGGTCTTGGACTACGTGCTGGTGCACGAGCTCGCCCACCTGCGGGAACCGGGACACGACGCCGCGTTCTGGACGTTGGTGAACCGGTACCCGAAGACGGAGCGTGCCATCGGGTACCTGGAGGGCCTGTCGGCGGCAGCGGGATGGGGGATATCGGCGGAAGACTGA
- a CDS encoding AarF/ABC1/UbiB kinase family protein translates to MTDSAADRESALPRRGAARTAKLASIPLGIAGRAVGGWGKRLAGQSADQVSATLSAKAAEQLFEVLGTLKGGAMKFGQALSVFEAAVPDDMAQPYREALTKLQSAAPPMSAQQTRRVLAQQLGRSWEGRFAHFDDVPAAAASIGQVHRATWHDGREVAVKVQYPGADEALRSDLRQLQRFSRLFQAFVPGTDVKPLLAELAERMDEELDYLNEADNQRAFVKAFEGDPEFLIPRVVASAPKVVITEWVTGTPLAKVISGGDREIRNLAGRLLMEFHYSSPARAHLLHSDPHPGNFMVTDDGRLCVLDFGGVAKLPHGIPRHLGEMTRLALDGDSADLMRLLRENGFVRAESDLSADEVLAYLAPFTEPLATPTFHFTRRWMQKQAGRVGDTRGSDFRVGRSLNLPPEYLMIHRVTAGSTGILCQLDAEVPARGIVERWQPGFAH, encoded by the coding sequence GTGACCGATTCCGCCGCAGACCGCGAATCAGCCCTGCCGCGACGAGGTGCCGCGCGCACCGCGAAGCTGGCCAGTATCCCGCTCGGGATCGCCGGACGCGCCGTCGGCGGGTGGGGCAAGCGGCTCGCCGGGCAGAGCGCGGACCAGGTCAGCGCGACACTGTCGGCGAAGGCCGCAGAGCAGCTGTTCGAGGTGCTGGGCACGCTCAAGGGCGGCGCCATGAAGTTCGGCCAGGCGCTGAGCGTGTTCGAGGCCGCCGTGCCTGACGACATGGCCCAGCCGTACCGCGAAGCACTGACGAAGCTGCAGTCGGCCGCCCCGCCGATGTCGGCGCAGCAGACGCGCCGCGTGCTCGCCCAGCAGCTCGGGCGGTCGTGGGAAGGCCGGTTCGCCCACTTCGACGACGTCCCCGCGGCGGCGGCGAGCATCGGCCAGGTCCACCGCGCGACCTGGCACGACGGCCGCGAGGTCGCCGTCAAGGTCCAGTACCCGGGTGCCGACGAGGCGCTGCGAAGCGACCTGCGGCAGCTGCAGCGGTTCAGCCGGCTGTTCCAGGCGTTCGTGCCCGGCACGGACGTGAAGCCGCTGCTCGCCGAGCTGGCCGAGCGCATGGACGAGGAGCTCGACTACCTCAACGAGGCCGACAACCAGCGTGCCTTCGTGAAGGCCTTCGAGGGCGACCCGGAGTTCCTGATCCCGCGGGTGGTGGCGAGCGCGCCGAAGGTCGTGATCACCGAGTGGGTCACGGGCACCCCGCTGGCCAAGGTCATCTCCGGCGGCGACCGCGAGATCCGCAACCTCGCCGGCCGGCTGCTCATGGAGTTCCACTACTCGTCGCCGGCCCGGGCGCACCTGCTGCACTCCGACCCGCACCCCGGCAACTTCATGGTCACCGACGACGGCCGCCTGTGTGTGCTGGACTTCGGCGGCGTCGCGAAGCTGCCCCACGGCATCCCGCGGCACCTGGGCGAGATGACCCGGCTGGCACTCGACGGCGACTCCGCCGATCTCATGCGGCTGCTACGGGAGAACGGCTTCGTCCGCGCGGAGTCCGACCTCTCCGCCGACGAGGTGCTCGCGTACCTGGCGCCGTTCACGGAGCCGCTGGCCACGCCGACGTTCCACTTCACGCGCCGCTGGATGCAGAAGCAGGCCGGCCGCGTCGGCGACACCCGCGGCAGCGATTTCCGCGTCGGCCGGTCGCTGAACCTGCCGCCCGAGTACCTGATGATCCACCGGGTCACCGCCGGGTCCACGGGCATCCTCTGCCAGCTCGACGCCGAAGTGCCCGCGCGCGGGATCGTGGAGCGCTGGCAGCCCGGGTTCGCGCACTGA
- a CDS encoding methyltransferase domain-containing protein, translated as MSAHKHSHSRSHTHDHIDWADRLTQLRTADTLDAGAQSAIARRLVAALPRGATIVDLGCGAGGMSTHFARALASHGGGTLVLVDATPRLLAVAEKTVKAAVEGGPSATGSVATSAVGAAGVGSGAGIAPAGSVATGAVDGVGSTDAVAPPDSAATGVAKGVGAGSGSAPTGSAGAAEVGRLDAGAEDAFAGSAATDVTKGSDTDAGNAPAGSAATGVAEEFGADAGNAFAGSAGTGVAEGVGASGEDAFAGSAATGVAEGFDTDAGNAPAGSAGTGVADSGSGLVSAAGAGSAGAGRVEVRTVLGDLADAALPESLPAADLVWASRVVHHLPDQQAAVGTLAQVAKAGGLVALAEGGLDFRCLPWDLGIGRPGLEDRLLAAQAEWFIGMREGIEGAVAMPYGWSAALEHAGLTDVDSFGALVHHPSPGPAMLAGYVVHRITRIFEFGGEHLTPDDRETLTSLLDPDGPHHLAARRDLYLTGAKTVHCGRRP; from the coding sequence GTGTCCGCTCACAAGCACAGCCATTCCCGCAGCCACACCCACGACCACATCGACTGGGCCGACCGGCTCACCCAGCTCCGCACGGCCGACACCCTCGACGCCGGCGCCCAGTCGGCGATCGCCCGCCGCCTCGTCGCGGCCCTCCCGCGCGGCGCCACGATCGTCGACCTCGGCTGCGGCGCCGGCGGAATGAGCACCCACTTCGCCCGCGCCCTGGCCTCCCACGGCGGCGGCACCCTCGTCCTAGTCGACGCGACGCCGAGACTGCTCGCCGTAGCCGAGAAAACGGTCAAGGCTGCCGTGGAGGGCGGCCCTTCGGCTACCGGTTCTGTTGCCACATCCGCAGTCGGCGCGGCGGGGGTCGGTTCTGGCGCTGGGATTGCGCCTGCTGGTTCTGTTGCGACGGGTGCGGTCGACGGGGTTGGCTCTACGGACGCGGTCGCGCCTCCCGATTCGGCCGCGACTGGCGTGGCCAAGGGGGTTGGCGCCGGCTCTGGGAGCGCACCTACCGGTTCGGCCGGGGCGGCTGAGGTCGGCAGGCTTGATGCCGGGGCTGAGGACGCGTTTGCCGGGTCGGCTGCGACGGATGTGACTAAGGGCTCCGACACCGACGCCGGGAACGCGCCTGCCGGTTCGGCTGCCACGGGTGTGGCCGAGGAATTTGGCGCCGACGCCGGGAACGCGTTTGCCGGGTCGGCTGGCACGGGTGTGGCTGAGGGGGTTGGTGCCAGCGGCGAGGACGCGTTTGCCGGTTCGGCTGCTACGGGTGTGGCCGAGGGCTTCGACACCGACGCCGGGAACGCGCCTGCCGGTTCGGCTGGCACGGGTGTGGCCGACTCCGGATCCGGCCTGGTGTCCGCGGCTGGCGCCGGCTCAGCCGGTGCTGGGCGCGTCGAGGTGCGGACCGTGCTTGGTGACCTCGCCGATGCGGCGCTCCCGGAGTCCTTGCCGGCGGCAGACCTGGTGTGGGCGTCGCGCGTGGTGCACCATTTGCCGGATCAGCAGGCGGCCGTGGGGACTCTCGCGCAGGTCGCCAAGGCGGGCGGGCTGGTGGCGCTCGCCGAGGGTGGGCTGGATTTTCGTTGCCTGCCTTGGGATTTGGGTATCGGCCGACCGGGGCTCGAAGATCGGCTGCTGGCAGCGCAGGCCGAGTGGTTCATCGGTATGCGCGAAGGCATCGAGGGTGCGGTCGCGATGCCATACGGCTGGTCTGCAGCACTGGAGCACGCCGGCCTCACCGACGTCGACTCGTTCGGCGCGCTCGTACACCACCCCTCGCCCGGGCCCGCGATGCTGGCGGGTTACGTCGTCCACCGCATCACCCGCATCTTCGAGTTCGGCGGCGAGCACCTCACGCCGGACGATCGCGAAACCCTGACCTCCCTGCTCGACCCGGACGGCCCCCACCACCTCGCCGCCCGTCGTGACCTTTATCTCACCGGCGCGAAAACCGTCCACTGTGGACGGCGCCCGTGA
- a CDS encoding WhiB family transcriptional regulator produces the protein MSSAIAFAEGFDLGIGDLLDGVAAPELELPCRSRDADLWFAESPAELERAKSLCADCPVREACLAGALARREPWGVWGGEIFERGVVIARKRPRGRPRKNAALEPAAAAGSAAA, from the coding sequence ATGTCGTCCGCCATCGCCTTCGCCGAGGGGTTCGACCTCGGTATCGGCGACCTGCTCGACGGGGTCGCCGCCCCCGAGCTCGAGCTGCCCTGCCGTTCCCGCGACGCAGACCTCTGGTTCGCCGAGTCGCCGGCCGAGCTCGAGCGCGCCAAGTCCCTGTGCGCCGACTGCCCCGTCCGCGAGGCCTGCCTCGCGGGTGCCCTTGCCCGGCGTGAGCCGTGGGGGGTCTGGGGTGGCGAGATCTTCGAGCGCGGTGTCGTCATCGCGCGGAAGCGGCCTCGTGGCCGTCCGCGCAAGAACGCCGCACTCGAGCCCGCTGCCGCTGCCGGGAGCGCCGCCGCATGA